One genomic region from Haloprofundus salinisoli encodes:
- the radB gene encoding DNA repair and recombination protein RadB: MTETLSTGCAPLDDLLGGGLERGTVTQVYGAPAAGKTNVALSAAVDVAAAGGTVVYIDTEGLSIDRFRQFVEARVDDEQAFEDVASRVIVTEAYDFAEQEQAVRDAEEFADRADLVVLDSATGFYRLERSLEGEGGESLRRVARQVTHLLSLARKHDIAVVLTNQVFTDPDTERARALGGHTLEHWTGVVVRLDRFRGGNRRATLEKHRAKAAGESVTFRITGNGLETTEEF; the protein is encoded by the coding sequence GTGACCGAAACACTCTCCACGGGGTGCGCACCGCTCGACGACCTGCTCGGGGGCGGTCTCGAACGCGGGACCGTGACGCAGGTGTACGGCGCACCGGCGGCGGGGAAGACGAACGTCGCGCTGTCGGCCGCCGTCGACGTCGCCGCCGCGGGCGGAACCGTCGTCTACATCGACACCGAGGGGCTCTCCATCGACCGCTTCCGCCAATTCGTCGAGGCTCGCGTCGACGACGAGCAAGCGTTCGAGGACGTCGCCTCCCGCGTCATCGTCACCGAGGCGTACGACTTCGCCGAACAGGAACAAGCGGTGCGCGACGCCGAGGAGTTCGCCGACAGGGCCGACCTCGTCGTCCTCGACAGCGCCACGGGCTTCTACCGTCTCGAACGCAGCCTGGAGGGAGAAGGCGGCGAGTCGCTCCGCCGAGTCGCCCGGCAGGTGACGCATCTGCTGTCTTTGGCGCGGAAACACGACATCGCCGTCGTCCTGACGAACCAGGTGTTCACCGACCCCGACACGGAGAGAGCGCGGGCGCTCGGCGGCCACACGCTCGAACACTGGACCGGCGTCGTCGTCCGCCTCGACCGCTTCCGCGGCGGTAACCGCCGAGCGACGCTCGAGAAACATCGCGCGAAAGCCGCCGGAGAGAGTGTGACGTTCCGGATTACCGGCAACGGATTAGAGACGACCGAGGAGTTCTGA
- the phoU gene encoding phosphate signaling complex protein PhoU produces the protein MPREQFQRELDELRDEVLAMGEAVVARFRKALSALDDRDVEKARSLVEGDHEINEWYLRLESQCVDLLALQQPVAGDLRVVVASFKIITDLERIADLAANLCGYVLSRERELFPEVNLQDLGDLAAEMVERALSAYAREDADACHAVADRDDELDGLCERVGELVVRDLVESDPAKRDEPMFGEVNRFLLTIRDIERVGDHAVNIAARALYMVENDDALIY, from the coding sequence GTGCCGCGCGAGCAGTTCCAGCGTGAGCTCGACGAGTTGCGCGACGAGGTACTCGCGATGGGTGAAGCCGTCGTCGCCCGATTTCGGAAGGCGCTTTCTGCGCTCGACGACCGCGATGTCGAAAAAGCGCGCTCGCTCGTCGAGGGCGATCACGAGATAAACGAGTGGTATCTCCGCCTCGAAAGCCAGTGTGTCGACCTTCTCGCGCTCCAGCAGCCCGTCGCAGGCGACTTGCGGGTCGTCGTCGCCTCGTTCAAGATCATCACCGACCTCGAACGCATCGCCGACCTGGCGGCGAATCTCTGTGGCTACGTGCTCTCGCGGGAGCGCGAACTGTTCCCGGAGGTAAACCTCCAGGACCTCGGCGATCTCGCCGCCGAGATGGTCGAACGAGCCCTGTCGGCGTACGCGCGTGAGGACGCGGACGCCTGCCACGCGGTCGCCGACCGCGACGACGAACTCGACGGTCTCTGCGAACGCGTCGGTGAGCTCGTGGTCCGCGACCTCGTCGAATCCGACCCGGCCAAGCGAGACGAACCGATGTTCGGCGAGGTGAACCGGTTTCTGCTCACGATTCGCGACATCGAGCGAGTCGGCGACCACGCGGTCAACATCGCCGCCCGCGCGCTCTACATGGTCGAAAACGACGACGCGCTCATTTACTAG
- a CDS encoding CBS domain-containing protein produces MDITDIALQDFVELEADTRLGKVRSAFERENPKGIIITDDGDYVGVVGEKQLIQSHIEDNTKAAALMRSAPRIDRHEDVREASRMLIEGDTQIAPVYEGEKLWGIITSDAILEAVHENLDALTVEQIYTEDVVTIREEDRNGQAINRLRENGISRLPVLNENGNLTGVLTTHDITEFVVRNEARQGTGDRSGDLERMLDLPVYDLMTSPVFTTNPGESVRDAVSRMFENDIAGLVVTPSDSDSEVLGVLTKTDVLRALTYTEQEQMDVQITNVDLLGTVTRTELVESLTQVVDKYQEMQVHHAHLRFHEHKEKLRGTPLIQSQIRLRTSHGQVAGSGEGYGAEHAFRVALDKLERNVLEMKGINADEQYRGQLLRKLGEL; encoded by the coding sequence ATGGACATTACTGACATAGCACTCCAGGACTTCGTGGAGCTGGAGGCCGACACCCGACTCGGGAAGGTCCGGTCTGCGTTCGAGCGCGAGAACCCGAAGGGTATCATCATCACCGACGACGGCGATTACGTCGGGGTGGTCGGCGAGAAGCAGTTGATTCAGTCGCACATCGAAGACAACACGAAGGCCGCCGCGTTGATGCGCTCCGCGCCGCGCATCGACCGTCACGAGGATGTCCGCGAAGCGTCGCGGATGCTCATCGAGGGTGACACCCAGATCGCTCCCGTCTACGAGGGCGAGAAGCTCTGGGGGATCATCACGAGCGACGCGATTCTCGAAGCCGTCCACGAGAACTTGGACGCGCTCACCGTCGAGCAGATCTACACGGAGGACGTGGTGACGATTCGCGAGGAGGACCGCAACGGGCAGGCGATAAATCGCCTCCGCGAGAACGGTATCTCTCGACTTCCCGTCCTCAACGAGAACGGCAATCTCACCGGCGTGCTGACGACGCACGACATCACCGAATTCGTCGTCCGTAACGAGGCCCGTCAGGGCACCGGGGACCGAAGCGGCGACCTCGAACGAATGCTCGACCTGCCGGTGTACGACCTGATGACGAGTCCGGTGTTCACGACGAACCCCGGTGAGTCGGTCAGGGATGCCGTCTCGCGGATGTTCGAGAACGACATCGCCGGACTGGTCGTCACGCCGTCGGACAGCGACTCGGAAGTGCTCGGCGTCCTCACGAAGACGGACGTGCTCCGCGCGCTCACCTACACCGAGCAGGAACAGATGGACGTTCAGATCACGAACGTCGATCTGCTCGGCACCGTGACGCGGACGGAACTCGTCGAGAGCCTCACGCAGGTTGTCGACAAGTACCAGGAGATGCAGGTCCACCACGCGCACCTTCGCTTCCACGAACACAAGGAGAAACTCCGTGGCACGCCGCTCATCCAGTCGCAGATTAGACTCCGGACGAGCCACGGACAGGTCGCGGGCTCCGGGGAAGGCTACGGCGCAGAGCACGCCTTCCGCGTCGCGCTCGACAAACTCGAACGCAACGTCCTGGAGATGAAGGGGATCAACGCCGACGAGCAGTACCGCGGGCAGTTGCTGCGGAAACTCGGCGAACTATAA
- the pstA gene encoding phosphate ABC transporter permease PstA — MATEQEGATGGWFGETGQISRLPGKAFAAVCLSATLFGIVMVAGLLVYVTKDAIRPLTANPGWFLVFFLTLVAPSVAALGYYRRRGDGEATVALTALGIPFFGLLLGSGVLLLFIDVLSVVEWFAFVVAAVVAGGVIAGHRRLRAGASFAEEFVVAAASLVALAPLTFEFVSTFPTIPEAWLIYLFTFGLGGAVVGGLVVARRRNDRRTGAITAGALFAVATAGVFIDPSTGITPQIWVILFTFAGMPTVLYVESVVRSRQRRPLGLLFPFIVVAGMLLGAALVDLLGFAGPEAWLDFQFLTSANSRFPEEAGIYPALIGSVMMMVVVAVSSFPIGVGAALYLEEYAPNDGPLGVLVRFIEINISNLAGVPSVVYGLLGLALFVNWLNFGSGIVVVGGMTIGLLILPIIIISAQEAIRAVPSSLRQASYGMGATRWQTIRRVVLPEALPGILTGSILAFGRAIGETAPLLMIGAAASVFQPPDGFFDIFSAMPRQIYAWVGQPAYEFQYGVMAAGVVTLITVMISMNAAAILIRNKYQRRS; from the coding sequence ATGGCGACCGAACAGGAGGGAGCGACCGGCGGTTGGTTCGGCGAAACCGGACAGATTAGCCGCCTGCCCGGAAAGGCGTTCGCAGCGGTCTGTCTATCGGCGACGCTGTTCGGCATCGTGATGGTCGCCGGACTACTCGTCTACGTGACGAAGGACGCTATCCGGCCGCTCACCGCGAACCCGGGATGGTTCCTCGTCTTCTTCCTCACGCTCGTCGCGCCCTCGGTCGCGGCGCTCGGCTACTACAGGCGACGAGGCGACGGCGAGGCGACGGTCGCGCTAACCGCCCTCGGCATTCCGTTCTTCGGACTGCTGCTCGGCAGCGGCGTGCTGCTGCTGTTTATCGACGTGCTCAGCGTCGTCGAATGGTTCGCGTTCGTCGTCGCCGCCGTCGTCGCCGGAGGCGTCATCGCCGGTCACCGACGGCTCCGAGCGGGCGCGTCGTTCGCCGAGGAGTTCGTCGTCGCGGCGGCCTCCCTCGTCGCGCTCGCACCGCTTACGTTCGAGTTCGTCTCAACCTTTCCCACAATCCCGGAAGCATGGCTCATCTACCTGTTCACGTTCGGACTGGGCGGGGCGGTCGTCGGCGGTCTGGTCGTCGCCCGACGTCGAAACGACCGGCGAACGGGAGCCATCACAGCCGGTGCGTTGTTCGCGGTCGCGACTGCAGGCGTGTTCATCGATCCCTCGACCGGAATAACGCCGCAGATCTGGGTCATCCTCTTCACGTTCGCCGGGATGCCGACGGTGCTGTACGTCGAATCCGTCGTCCGTAGCCGTCAGCGACGACCGCTCGGACTGCTGTTCCCGTTCATCGTCGTCGCCGGGATGCTCCTCGGTGCCGCGCTGGTCGACCTGCTCGGATTCGCCGGCCCGGAGGCGTGGCTCGACTTCCAGTTCCTTACTAGCGCCAACTCGCGGTTCCCCGAGGAGGCCGGCATCTACCCGGCGCTCATCGGATCGGTGATGATGATGGTCGTCGTCGCCGTCTCGTCGTTCCCCATCGGCGTCGGCGCGGCGCTCTACCTCGAAGAGTACGCACCCAACGACGGTCCGCTCGGGGTCCTCGTCCGGTTCATCGAGATAAATATCTCGAATCTCGCGGGCGTCCCCTCGGTCGTCTACGGGCTACTGGGGCTGGCGCTGTTCGTCAACTGGCTCAACTTCGGCAGCGGTATCGTCGTCGTCGGCGGGATGACCATCGGACTGCTCATCCTGCCCATCATTATCATCTCGGCGCAGGAGGCGATTCGGGCGGTCCCGAGTTCGCTCCGCCAGGCGTCCTATGGAATGGGCGCAACACGCTGGCAGACGATTCGGCGCGTCGTCCTCCCGGAGGCGCTGCCGGGCATCCTCACCGGGAGCATCCTCGCGTTCGGCCGCGCCATCGGCGAGACGGCCCCGCTGCTGATGATCGGGGCCGCCGCGTCGGTGTTCCAACCGCCGGACGGCTTCTTCGACATCTTCAGCGCGATGCCGCGGCAGATATACGCGTGGGTCGGACAGCCGGCCTACGAGTTCCAGTACGGCGTGATGGCCGCCGGCGTCGTCACGCTCATCACCGTGATGATCTCTATGAACGCCGCTGCGATACTTATCCGGAACAAATATCAGCGGAGGTCGTAA
- a CDS encoding competence/damage-inducible protein A, translated as MDVAILTVGDELLAGDTENTNATWLARQLTGRGATVTRILTVPDVESVIAKTVREWSDAYDGVVVTGGLGGTHDDLTMDGVAAAFGVSLVVDEDAREDVIETVAAFREANPELAEKYDLQIDADAQASIPDGARPLLNPTGLSPGCVMQNVYVFPGIPDEMHAMFELVADEFGGDVTSETLRTPAPEGAVTSQLAQVRDQFDVAVGSYPTRGGEYNRIKVTGQDPGAVDAAVTWLREHVEITEE; from the coding sequence ATGGACGTGGCGATTCTCACGGTCGGCGACGAACTGCTGGCAGGGGATACGGAGAACACGAACGCGACGTGGCTGGCGCGGCAGTTGACCGGACGAGGCGCGACGGTGACGCGCATCCTCACCGTCCCCGACGTGGAGTCGGTCATCGCCAAGACAGTTCGGGAGTGGAGCGACGCCTACGACGGCGTCGTCGTCACCGGCGGCCTCGGCGGCACCCACGACGACCTGACGATGGACGGCGTCGCCGCCGCGTTCGGCGTCTCGCTCGTCGTCGACGAGGACGCGAGAGAAGACGTGATAGAGACCGTCGCCGCGTTCCGCGAGGCGAATCCGGAGCTCGCCGAGAAGTACGACCTCCAGATCGACGCCGACGCGCAAGCGTCGATTCCCGACGGGGCTCGCCCGCTTCTCAACCCGACGGGTCTCTCACCGGGCTGTGTGATGCAGAACGTCTACGTGTTTCCGGGCATCCCCGACGAGATGCACGCGATGTTCGAGCTCGTCGCCGACGAGTTCGGCGGCGACGTGACCTCCGAGACGCTTCGTACGCCCGCGCCCGAGGGTGCGGTAACGTCGCAACTCGCGCAGGTCCGCGACCAGTTCGACGTCGCCGTCGGCAGCTACCCCACCCGCGGCGGGGAGTACAACCGCATCAAGGTGACCGGTCAGGACCCCGGGGCCGTCGACGCGGCGGTGACGTGGCTCCGCGAGCACGTGGAGATCACCGAGGAGTAG
- the phoU gene encoding phosphate signaling complex protein PhoU, which produces MPRNEYQSQLESLREDVLYMSEVVSERLRMGMDALEQKDEQLAEEIIKGDAEINRMYLDLEQQCIDLIALQQPVAGDLRFIAASFKIITDLERIADLATNLGGYAKSAERDVFPDVDIQRIGDLTLEMLSEAMDAYDRSDTDACYAIAERDDELDAMCEAASETVVRDLIEGENDGANIESRMQDVSRLLLTVRDLERVGDHAVNIAARTLYMIENDDALIY; this is translated from the coding sequence ATGCCGCGAAACGAATATCAATCTCAGCTCGAATCTCTCCGCGAGGACGTTCTCTATATGAGCGAAGTCGTCAGCGAACGCCTCCGGATGGGGATGGACGCGCTCGAGCAGAAAGACGAGCAGCTCGCCGAAGAGATCATCAAAGGCGACGCCGAGATAAACCGGATGTACCTCGACCTCGAACAGCAGTGTATCGACCTCATCGCGCTGCAGCAGCCCGTCGCGGGCGATCTCCGCTTCATCGCCGCGTCGTTCAAAATCATCACCGACCTCGAACGCATCGCCGACCTCGCGACAAACCTCGGTGGGTACGCCAAGAGCGCCGAGCGCGACGTGTTCCCAGACGTCGACATCCAACGAATCGGCGACTTGACGCTGGAGATGCTCAGCGAGGCGATGGACGCGTACGACCGCAGCGACACCGACGCCTGTTACGCCATCGCCGAACGCGACGACGAACTCGACGCGATGTGTGAGGCGGCCAGCGAAACCGTCGTCCGCGACCTCATCGAAGGTGAGAACGACGGCGCGAACATCGAAAGCCGGATGCAGGACGTCTCCAGGCTACTGCTGACCGTTCGGGACCTCGAACGGGTCGGCGACCACGCGGTCAACATCGCCGCCCGTACGCTCTACATGATCGAAAACGACGACGCGCTCATCTACTAA
- a CDS encoding CDC48 family AAA ATPase — translation MNEVQLEVAKAYPNDSGRGIARLDPDTLLHLKLSPGDIIEIEGGETTAAKVWRADRQDWNTDTVRIDGFTRQNADVGIGERVTIRKAEAKKANKLVLAPPEEASVQFGSDAAGMVKRQILKRPVVERDIVPVMSSTNHPFMRSPGQAIPLIAVETDPSGVCLITEDTEVELREEPISGFERAQGGITYEDIGGLQGEIQRVREMVELPMKHPQIFKKLGIEPPQGVLLHGPPGTGKTLLAKAVANETSASFFSIAGPEIISKYYGESEQQLREIFEDAKEESPAIIFIDELDSIAPKREDVTGEVERRVVAQLLTMMDGLEAHGQVIVIAATNRVDSVDPALRRPGRFDREIEIGVPDEVGRKEILQIHTRGMPLSDDVNLDHLADETHGFVGADIESLTKEAAMKALRRYLPEIDLDEEDIPPSLIDRMIVKREDFNGALGEVEPSAMREVLVELPKISWDDVGGLSDAKQSVKESVEWPLSSPEKFNRMGIEAPKGVLLYGPPGTGKTLMAKAVANETNANFISVRGPQLLSKWVGESEKAIRQTFRKARQVNPTVIFFDELDSLAPSRGQEMGNNVSERVVNQLLTELDGLEEMGDVMVIGATNRPDMIDPALIRSGRFDRLVLIGEPDEEGREQILKIHTQNSPLAPDVSLREIAEITDGYVGSDLESIAREAAIEALREDDDATEIEMRHFRKAMENVRPTITDDLMDYYEQMQDQFKGGGRDQFAERGGGRIGFQ, via the coding sequence ATGAACGAAGTCCAACTCGAAGTGGCGAAAGCGTACCCGAACGACTCGGGGCGCGGTATCGCCCGTCTCGACCCGGACACGCTTCTCCATCTGAAGCTCTCACCGGGAGACATCATCGAAATCGAAGGAGGTGAGACGACCGCTGCGAAGGTCTGGCGCGCTGACCGCCAGGACTGGAACACCGACACCGTCCGTATCGACGGCTTCACCCGACAGAACGCCGACGTCGGCATCGGCGAGCGCGTGACGATTCGAAAAGCCGAGGCCAAGAAGGCGAACAAACTGGTGCTCGCCCCGCCCGAGGAGGCGAGCGTCCAGTTCGGCTCCGACGCCGCCGGCATGGTGAAACGCCAGATTCTGAAGCGGCCGGTCGTCGAGCGCGACATCGTTCCGGTGATGTCGAGCACGAACCACCCGTTCATGCGCTCGCCGGGCCAAGCGATCCCGCTCATCGCCGTCGAGACCGACCCCTCTGGCGTCTGTCTCATCACCGAAGACACCGAGGTCGAACTCCGCGAGGAACCGATCTCGGGCTTCGAGCGCGCGCAGGGCGGCATCACCTACGAGGATATCGGCGGCCTTCAGGGTGAGATTCAGCGCGTCCGCGAGATGGTCGAACTGCCGATGAAGCACCCCCAGATCTTCAAGAAACTCGGCATCGAGCCGCCGCAAGGGGTGCTCTTGCACGGCCCGCCGGGCACGGGGAAGACGCTGCTGGCGAAGGCCGTCGCCAACGAGACGTCGGCGAGTTTCTTCTCCATCGCCGGTCCCGAGATCATCTCGAAGTACTACGGCGAGTCCGAACAGCAACTCCGCGAGATATTCGAGGACGCCAAGGAGGAGTCGCCCGCGATCATCTTCATCGACGAACTCGACTCCATCGCCCCCAAACGCGAGGACGTCACCGGCGAGGTCGAACGCCGCGTCGTCGCCCAACTGCTGACGATGATGGACGGCCTCGAAGCTCACGGGCAGGTCATCGTCATCGCGGCGACGAACCGCGTCGACTCCGTCGACCCGGCGCTGCGCCGCCCCGGCCGGTTCGACCGCGAGATAGAGATCGGCGTGCCGGACGAGGTCGGCCGCAAGGAGATCCTCCAGATCCACACTCGGGGCATGCCGCTCTCCGACGACGTGAACCTCGACCACCTCGCCGACGAGACCCACGGCTTCGTCGGCGCGGACATCGAGAGCCTCACGAAGGAGGCGGCGATGAAGGCGCTGCGGCGCTACCTACCCGAAATCGACCTCGACGAGGAGGACATCCCGCCGAGCCTCATCGACCGGATGATCGTCAAGCGCGAGGACTTCAACGGCGCGCTCGGCGAGGTCGAACCGAGCGCGATGCGCGAGGTGCTCGTCGAACTGCCCAAGATATCGTGGGACGACGTCGGCGGCCTCTCCGACGCCAAGCAGTCGGTCAAGGAGTCCGTCGAGTGGCCGCTCTCCTCGCCGGAGAAGTTCAACCGAATGGGCATCGAAGCGCCGAAAGGCGTGCTGCTGTACGGTCCGCCCGGCACCGGCAAGACGCTGATGGCGAAGGCCGTCGCGAACGAGACGAACGCGAACTTCATCTCGGTGCGCGGCCCGCAACTGCTGTCGAAGTGGGTCGGTGAGTCGGAGAAGGCCATCCGGCAGACCTTCCGCAAGGCGCGGCAGGTGAACCCGACGGTCATCTTCTTCGACGAGCTCGACAGCCTCGCGCCCAGCAGAGGCCAGGAGATGGGCAACAACGTCTCCGAGCGCGTCGTCAACCAGCTCCTCACCGAGCTGGACGGCCTCGAGGAGATGGGCGACGTAATGGTCATCGGCGCGACCAACCGTCCGGATATGATCGACCCGGCGCTCATCCGTTCGGGTCGGTTCGACCGCCTCGTACTCATCGGCGAGCCCGACGAGGAGGGCCGCGAGCAGATTTTGAAGATTCACACGCAGAACAGCCCGCTCGCACCCGACGTGAGCCTCCGCGAGATCGCCGAGATCACCGACGGCTACGTCGGCTCCGACCTCGAGAGCATCGCCCGCGAGGCGGCCATCGAGGCGCTCCGCGAGGACGACGACGCCACCGAAATCGAGATGCGGCACTTCCGCAAAGCGATGGAGAACGTCCGCCCGACAATCACCGACGACCTGATGGACTACTACGAGCAGATGCAGGACCAGTTCAAAGGCGGCGGCCGCGACCAGTTCGCCGAACGCGGCGGCGGTCGTATCGGGTTCCAGTAA
- the pstB gene encoding phosphate ABC transporter ATP-binding protein PstB: MSKDNMTTSEPNTESDSSVESQMSPRPGSEVVDSDKLNRPKQTETVVSSKNLNVFYGETQALQNIDIEIPKQQVTAMIGPSGCGKSTFLRCINRMNDLIDSCRIDGELHFEGKNVYDDDVDPVALRRRIGMVFQSPNPFPKSIYDNVAYGLKIQGKTENMDEAVEQALRSAALWDEVQDRLDESGLDLSGGQQQRLCIARAIAVDPDVILMDEPASALDPVATSQVEDLIADLAEEYTVVIVTHNMQQAARISDKTAVFLTGGELVEFDDTQKIFENPENQRVEDYITGKFG, translated from the coding sequence ATGAGTAAGGATAATATGACTACTTCCGAACCGAACACCGAGAGCGACAGTAGCGTCGAATCGCAGATGTCGCCGCGGCCCGGCTCGGAAGTGGTCGACAGCGACAAACTGAACCGTCCGAAGCAAACCGAGACTGTCGTCTCGTCGAAAAATCTCAACGTCTTCTACGGCGAGACGCAGGCGCTGCAGAACATCGACATCGAGATTCCGAAACAGCAGGTGACCGCGATGATCGGTCCCTCCGGCTGCGGGAAGTCGACGTTCCTCCGATGTATCAACCGGATGAACGACCTCATCGACTCCTGCCGAATCGACGGCGAACTCCACTTCGAGGGAAAGAACGTCTACGACGACGACGTCGACCCCGTCGCGCTCCGGCGACGCATCGGGATGGTGTTCCAGTCGCCGAACCCGTTCCCGAAGAGCATCTACGACAACGTCGCCTACGGTCTCAAGATACAGGGCAAGACCGAGAACATGGACGAGGCGGTCGAACAGGCGCTCAGATCGGCGGCGCTGTGGGACGAGGTGCAAGACCGCCTCGACGAGTCCGGGCTCGACCTCTCCGGCGGCCAACAGCAGCGACTCTGCATCGCCCGCGCCATCGCCGTCGACCCCGACGTCATCCTGATGGACGAACCGGCGTCGGCGCTCGACCCCGTCGCCACCTCGCAGGTCGAAGACCTCATCGCCGACCTCGCAGAGGAGTACACCGTCGTCATCGTCACGCACAACATGCAGCAGGCCGCACGGATCTCCGATAAGACCGCGGTGTTTCTCACCGGCGGCGAACTCGTCGAGTTCGACGACACGCAGAAGATATTCGAGAACCCCGAGAATCAGCGCGTCGAAGATTACATCACGGGTAAGTTCGGGTAA
- the larC gene encoding nickel pincer cofactor biosynthesis protein LarC: MDTLAFDGRMGASGDMILAALLAAGADPGALSPVEETLDVRYEVGNTVKNGISSTTVDVLLVDDEAGGDHSGDSHDRGSRRHHEHDDDGDHHHHHDHSDGHHGHHEHDDHPEHGHTHAEGSGPHRKYTEVVDIVESMDLPTDVETDALAVFRILGEAEAAVHDTDLDETHFHEVGADDAIADIVGACLLIDELGVERVVTTPLSTGGGEASMSHGIYPVPTPAVVEIAERADWSLRGGPVEAELLTPTGAATLAHFAEGVDHLPPVRVRESGYGAGGYDFPDHPNVLRALVGDGGGRLTREEITVLETNLDDAPPEVLGGLQETLADAGARDVSILPATMKKSRPGHLVKVIVRPADAERVARKLAEETGTLGVREHGAGHRWVASRSFETATLDLDGGEYEVSVKVASDADGVVYDRSAEFDDAMAVAQETGLAVREVMRRAENAVSERSET, translated from the coding sequence ATGGACACACTCGCGTTCGACGGACGGATGGGTGCGAGCGGCGATATGATTCTCGCCGCGTTGCTGGCGGCCGGGGCGGACCCCGGTGCGCTGTCGCCGGTCGAAGAGACGCTCGACGTTCGATACGAAGTGGGGAACACGGTGAAAAACGGTATCAGTTCGACGACGGTCGACGTGTTGCTCGTCGACGACGAGGCTGGAGGCGACCACAGCGGCGACTCGCACGACAGGGGCAGTCGTCGACACCACGAACACGATGACGACGGCGACCACCATCACCACCACGACCACAGCGACGGGCACCACGGGCATCACGAACACGACGACCATCCCGAGCACGGCCACACCCACGCCGAGGGCTCGGGACCGCACCGAAAGTACACCGAGGTCGTCGACATCGTGGAGTCGATGGACCTGCCGACCGACGTGGAGACCGACGCGTTGGCGGTCTTCCGCATCCTCGGCGAGGCGGAGGCGGCGGTCCACGACACCGACCTCGACGAGACGCATTTCCACGAAGTCGGTGCCGACGATGCGATCGCCGACATCGTCGGCGCGTGCCTGTTGATAGACGAGTTAGGCGTCGAACGCGTGGTCACGACGCCGCTTTCGACCGGCGGGGGCGAGGCGTCGATGAGCCACGGTATCTACCCCGTACCGACGCCCGCGGTGGTCGAAATCGCCGAACGCGCCGACTGGTCGTTGAGGGGCGGCCCCGTCGAGGCCGAACTGCTGACGCCGACGGGCGCGGCGACTCTCGCCCACTTCGCCGAGGGCGTCGACCACCTCCCGCCGGTTCGGGTTCGGGAATCGGGCTACGGTGCGGGCGGCTACGACTTCCCTGACCACCCGAACGTGCTCCGTGCGCTTGTCGGCGACGGCGGCGGTCGGCTCACCCGCGAGGAGATCACCGTGTTGGAGACGAATCTCGACGACGCGCCGCCGGAGGTCCTCGGTGGATTACAGGAGACGCTCGCCGACGCGGGCGCACGCGATGTCTCCATCCTCCCGGCGACGATGAAGAAATCCCGGCCCGGACACCTCGTGAAAGTCATCGTCCGTCCGGCCGACGCCGAACGCGTCGCCCGAAAGCTCGCCGAGGAGACGGGGACGCTCGGCGTCCGCGAACACGGCGCGGGTCACCGCTGGGTCGCTTCTCGGTCCTTCGAGACGGCGACGCTCGACCTCGACGGCGGAGAGTACGAGGTGAGCGTGAAGGTCGCCAGCGACGCCGACGGCGTCGTCTACGACCGCAGCGCCGAGTTCGACGACGCGATGGCGGTGGCGCAGGAGACGGGGCTCGCGGTTCGCGAGGTGATGCGGCGCGCGGAGAACGCGGTATCCGAACGGTCCGAGACGTAG